From a region of the Bradyrhizobium diazoefficiens genome:
- a CDS encoding FKBP-type peptidyl-prolyl cis-trans isomerase produces the protein MQRFQRALLTLMSALAITAIAGVSHFVSTTASAQTAGKIMTTASGLQIIDGVVGTGASPKPGQICVMHYTGWLYENGQKGKKFDSSVDRKEPFEFPIGKGRVIGGWDEGVASMKVGGKRTLIIPPQLGYGARGAGGVIPPNATLMFDVELLAVK, from the coding sequence ATGCAGCGTTTCCAGCGCGCGCTCCTCACCCTGATGTCGGCACTCGCGATCACCGCGATCGCAGGCGTGTCGCATTTCGTTTCCACCACGGCCTCGGCCCAGACCGCAGGAAAGATCATGACCACAGCTTCAGGCTTGCAGATCATCGACGGCGTCGTCGGCACTGGCGCTTCGCCGAAGCCGGGCCAAATCTGCGTGATGCATTATACCGGCTGGCTCTATGAGAACGGCCAGAAGGGCAAGAAATTCGATAGTTCCGTCGATCGCAAGGAGCCGTTCGAATTTCCGATCGGCAAGGGCCGCGTCATCGGCGGCTGGGACGAGGGCGTCGCCTCCATGAAGGTCGGCGGCAAGCGCACGCTGATCATCCCGCCGCAGCTTGGCTATGGCGCGCGCGGTGCCGGCGGAGTCATCCCGCCGAACGCGACGTTGATGTTCGACGTGGAATTGCTCGCGGTGAAGTGA
- a CDS encoding DUF2809 domain-containing protein, which produces MHGAQPDQPVALLRASLIRAALALGVIVCGLSLRWYGFPLGLPALVVKYGGSLLWATMVFLLVGVLLPQLTRTQIAAIAAMIALVVEFSRLLHTPWLDAFRLTTTGALLLGRIFSLWNLVAYAIGIGVGVWIDWLAELRRVG; this is translated from the coding sequence ATGCACGGAGCGCAACCGGATCAACCTGTTGCGCTGCTACGGGCATCGCTGATCCGCGCCGCCCTCGCGCTTGGGGTGATCGTCTGCGGGCTGTCCCTGCGCTGGTACGGCTTTCCGCTCGGACTGCCCGCGCTCGTCGTGAAGTATGGCGGCTCGCTGTTGTGGGCCACGATGGTGTTTCTGCTGGTCGGGGTTTTGCTGCCGCAACTCACGCGGACGCAGATTGCGGCCATCGCGGCGATGATCGCACTCGTCGTGGAATTCTCTCGGCTGCTGCACACGCCATGGCTCGATGCGTTTCGGCTGACGACGACCGGTGCCCTGCTGCTTGGGCGGATCTTTTCGCTATGGAATCTGGTGGCCTATGCGATCGGGATTGGGGTCGGCGTCTGGATCGATTGGCTCGCTGAACTGCGCAGGGTGGGTTAG
- a CDS encoding VOC family protein: MPKMIFVNLPVTDLKRATAFYEAVGAVKNPQFSDETASCMVFSETIFAMLLTHDKFRQFTPKPIADAKTSNQVLLCLSADSRSDVDDIVGKAEAAGGTADPSPKDEYSFMYGRSFEDPDGHMWGVNWMDLAAAPLQPDMANA; encoded by the coding sequence ATGCCCAAGATGATCTTCGTCAACCTGCCGGTGACCGACCTGAAGCGCGCCACCGCCTTTTACGAGGCGGTCGGCGCGGTCAAGAATCCGCAATTCAGCGACGAGACCGCGAGCTGCATGGTCTTCTCCGAGACCATTTTCGCCATGCTGCTGACCCACGACAAATTCCGCCAGTTCACGCCGAAGCCGATCGCGGACGCCAAGACCTCGAACCAGGTGCTGCTCTGCCTGTCCGCGGACAGCCGCAGCGATGTCGACGACATCGTCGGCAAGGCCGAGGCCGCGGGCGGGACGGCCGATCCCAGCCCGAAGGACGAGTACAGCTTCATGTACGGCCGCAGCTTCGAGGATCCCGACGGCCATATGTGGGGTGTGAACTGGATGGATCTCGCGGCCGCCCCTCTGCAGCCCGACATGGCGAACGCCTGA
- a CDS encoding glycosyltransferase family 39 protein, whose protein sequence is MSAVPKVSRSAVIAVAIFLVAHLALLIGVTTPEKFVFDEVHYVPAARQMLAPAISQPMLNPMHPPLAKELMAVSIAAFGDSALGWRYPATLFGALAIVAIYLCGLALFRAQGPAIAAALIAGLNQMLYVQARIAMLDIFALGLGLLATAAFMHGFRGERPQALFALAGSLFGLAAACKWSGLFPLGVCIVIVAVVRLMQGWRTLFTDAKPDDWYRPDLWPGLGLHHVVLCFTVLPSVAYLAAFVPLYGLSLPDLIEAQRRIFADNTTTAIAGHTYMSPWPSWPLLARPVWFLFDKTSEDNVSAVVFLGNPLVLWPALLALALVLRDFVVERRWDAFLIAAFYFGPWLAWALLPRTLGFIYYYLPAATAASLALVYVLCRDGLPRWLLWAYVGTAAIGFAIMLPISAAFVSTSMQTFNRLMLFQSWI, encoded by the coding sequence TTGTCCGCAGTTCCAAAGGTGTCGCGGAGCGCAGTGATTGCTGTCGCGATTTTCCTGGTCGCCCATCTCGCGCTGCTGATCGGAGTGACGACGCCGGAGAAGTTCGTCTTCGACGAGGTGCATTACGTGCCGGCGGCGCGGCAGATGCTGGCGCCGGCGATATCGCAGCCGATGCTCAATCCGATGCACCCGCCGCTGGCCAAGGAGCTGATGGCGGTCTCGATCGCGGCCTTCGGCGACAGCGCGCTCGGCTGGCGTTATCCCGCGACATTGTTCGGCGCATTGGCGATCGTCGCGATCTATCTGTGCGGCCTCGCGCTGTTTCGCGCACAGGGGCCAGCGATCGCCGCAGCGCTGATCGCGGGATTGAACCAGATGCTGTACGTGCAGGCGCGCATCGCAATGCTCGATATCTTTGCGCTCGGCCTCGGTCTGCTCGCGACCGCAGCCTTCATGCATGGTTTTCGAGGAGAGCGGCCACAGGCGCTGTTCGCGCTCGCCGGCAGCCTGTTTGGCCTGGCCGCAGCCTGCAAATGGAGCGGTCTGTTTCCGCTCGGCGTCTGCATCGTCATCGTTGCGGTGGTCCGCCTGATGCAGGGCTGGCGCACGCTGTTCACCGATGCGAAGCCGGACGACTGGTATCGGCCGGACCTCTGGCCCGGCTTGGGGCTGCATCATGTCGTGCTCTGCTTCACCGTCTTGCCGAGCGTGGCTTATCTTGCGGCGTTCGTTCCGCTCTACGGGCTGTCGTTGCCGGATCTGATCGAGGCGCAGCGCCGGATCTTCGCCGACAACACCACGACCGCGATCGCCGGTCACACTTATATGAGCCCGTGGCCATCCTGGCCTTTGCTCGCGCGCCCGGTGTGGTTCCTGTTCGACAAGACCTCGGAAGACAACGTCTCCGCAGTCGTCTTCCTCGGCAATCCGCTGGTGTTGTGGCCGGCCCTGCTCGCGCTCGCGCTCGTGCTGCGCGATTTCGTCGTTGAGCGCCGCTGGGATGCGTTCCTGATCGCGGCGTTCTATTTCGGTCCCTGGCTCGCCTGGGCGTTGCTGCCGCGCACGCTGGGTTTCATCTACTATTATCTGCCGGCCGCCACCGCGGCGTCGCTCGCGCTGGTCTATGTGCTATGCCGGGACGGACTGCCGCGCTGGCTGCTCTGGGCCTATGTCGGCACCGCCGCGATCGGTTTTGCAATCATGCTGCCGATCTCGGCGGCTTTCGTCAGCACCTCGATGCAGACCTTCAACCGGTTGATGCTGTTCCAGAGCTGGATCTGA
- a CDS encoding cupin domain-containing protein gives MTGHDHSHSHHDHDRDDRWKHDGVRVIPGNQLDTNVPSTAGMDRAAAINFARVGAQKLWAGTVSIKPDAKTGAHHHGHLESVIYVVKGRARMRWGESLQFTAEAGPGDFIFVPPYVPHQEINASPDEVLECVLVRSDGEAVAINLDIEPVEKPETVLWIDPVHRDPNEKR, from the coding sequence ATGACCGGCCATGACCATTCGCATTCCCACCACGACCACGATCGCGACGATCGCTGGAAACACGACGGCGTGCGCGTCATTCCCGGCAACCAACTGGACACCAACGTGCCGTCGACGGCAGGCATGGACCGCGCGGCCGCGATCAATTTCGCGCGCGTCGGCGCGCAGAAATTGTGGGCGGGCACCGTCAGCATCAAGCCAGATGCCAAGACCGGTGCGCATCACCACGGCCATCTCGAAAGCGTCATTTATGTCGTGAAGGGCAGGGCGCGGATGCGTTGGGGCGAGAGCCTGCAATTCACCGCGGAGGCCGGCCCTGGCGATTTCATCTTCGTTCCGCCCTACGTGCCTCATCAGGAGATCAACGCCAGCCCCGACGAGGTGCTGGAATGCGTGCTGGTGCGCAGCGACGGCGAGGCGGTGGCGATCAATCTCGACATCGAGCCGGTCGAGAAGCCCGAGACCGTGCTGTGGATCGACCCGGTCCACCGCGATCCAAACGAGAAGAGGTAA
- a CDS encoding VOC family protein, with product MSKLVPCMWFNGDAEEAAKFYTSLVPNSAITHVQRNVSDNPSGKEGSVLVVEFTVAGQPLVALNGGTKMEYTHALSLMIHCDDQAQVDSVWSAFLAHGGKEEQCGWLRDRWGVAWQVVPKVMFEFLSSSDKAAAARAMQAMMKMVKLDVDTLRRAFEGKSAA from the coding sequence ATGTCCAAGCTCGTACCCTGCATGTGGTTCAACGGCGACGCCGAAGAAGCCGCGAAGTTCTACACCTCGCTCGTGCCGAATTCGGCCATCACGCATGTCCAGCGCAACGTCTCGGATAATCCTTCCGGCAAGGAAGGCTCCGTGCTGGTCGTCGAGTTCACGGTGGCCGGGCAGCCGCTGGTCGCGCTCAACGGCGGCACGAAGATGGAATACACCCACGCGCTCTCGCTGATGATCCATTGCGACGACCAGGCCCAGGTCGACAGCGTCTGGAGCGCGTTCCTCGCCCATGGCGGCAAGGAGGAGCAGTGCGGCTGGCTCAGGGATCGCTGGGGCGTGGCCTGGCAGGTGGTGCCGAAAGTGATGTTCGAGTTCCTGTCGAGCTCCGACAAGGCGGCCGCCGCACGCGCAATGCAGGCGATGATGAAAATGGTGAAACTGGACGTCGACACGCTGCGCCGCGCCTTCGAGGGCAAGTCAGCGGCGTGA
- a CDS encoding MFS transporter: MSQTTIHAGSAGGAKDAKSEIEISTIRTISWRLIPFLVLAYFFSYLDRVNLGFAALTMNAELKFTPLIFSWGAGIFFIGYFIFEVPSNLALEKFGASRWIARIMVTWGIISALMAMVSGVTSFYVLRFLLGVAEAGFFPGIILYLTYWYPAEYRARFLAAFAIAVPVSTVIGAPISGLLLGLDGTMGLKGWQWLFIIEGIPSVLLGIVTWFYLTDKPEKADWLSGEQRAWLKAKLDSEIAAKQAVKRFSLGEALSSPKVIALSLIYFGFVGALYGMQFWLPQIVKAFGLTNAQTGFVTAIPYLFGTIAMIVWARHSDATRERVMHVGAPLLLTAVALGVSSHLTDPTMTMAVLTVAAIGVFCCFGVFWTLPTAWLSGTAAAGAIALINSIGNLAGFGGPYLIGWVKEATGQTSTGLLVLAVLPLIAGILVFVGGHDSKHEFAGPGQ, encoded by the coding sequence ATGAGCCAGACCACCATCCATGCCGGTTCCGCCGGCGGCGCCAAGGATGCCAAGAGCGAAATCGAAATATCGACGATCCGCACCATCTCCTGGCGCCTGATTCCGTTCCTGGTGCTGGCCTATTTCTTCTCCTATCTCGACCGCGTCAATCTCGGCTTCGCTGCGCTGACCATGAATGCGGAACTGAAGTTCACGCCGCTGATCTTCTCCTGGGGCGCCGGCATCTTCTTCATCGGCTATTTCATCTTCGAGGTGCCGAGCAATCTGGCGCTGGAGAAATTCGGTGCCAGCCGCTGGATCGCCCGCATCATGGTGACCTGGGGCATCATCTCCGCCCTGATGGCGATGGTGAGCGGCGTCACGAGCTTCTACGTCCTGCGTTTCCTGCTCGGTGTCGCCGAGGCCGGCTTCTTCCCTGGCATCATCCTCTACCTCACCTACTGGTATCCGGCCGAATATCGCGCCCGCTTCCTTGCGGCCTTCGCCATCGCGGTGCCGGTTTCGACCGTGATCGGTGCGCCGATCTCGGGCCTGCTGCTCGGGCTCGATGGCACGATGGGTCTGAAGGGCTGGCAGTGGCTGTTCATTATCGAGGGCATTCCTTCCGTGCTGCTCGGCATCGTCACGTGGTTCTATCTCACAGACAAGCCGGAGAAGGCGGATTGGCTGTCGGGCGAGCAGAGGGCGTGGCTCAAGGCGAAGCTCGATTCGGAGATCGCGGCCAAGCAGGCGGTGAAGCGTTTCTCGCTCGGCGAAGCGCTGTCCTCGCCCAAAGTGATCGCGCTCAGCCTGATCTATTTCGGCTTCGTCGGGGCGCTCTATGGCATGCAGTTCTGGCTGCCGCAGATCGTCAAGGCGTTCGGGCTGACCAACGCGCAGACCGGCTTCGTCACCGCGATCCCGTATCTATTCGGCACCATCGCCATGATCGTGTGGGCGCGTCACTCCGATGCCACGCGCGAGCGCGTGATGCATGTCGGTGCGCCGCTGCTGCTCACCGCCGTCGCGCTCGGCGTCTCCTCCCATCTCACAGATCCGACCATGACGATGGCGGTGCTGACGGTCGCGGCGATCGGCGTGTTCTGCTGCTTTGGCGTGTTCTGGACCCTGCCGACCGCCTGGCTCTCTGGCACCGCGGCCGCCGGCGCCATTGCCCTGATCAACTCGATCGGCAATCTCGCCGGCTTCGGCGGCCCCTATCTGATCGGCTGGGTCAAGGAAGCCACGGGTCAGACCTCGACCGGCCTGCTGGTGCTCGCCGTGCTGCCTCTGATCGCCGGCATCCTGGTGTTTGTAGGCGGCCATGACAGTAAGCACGAGTTCGCCGGGCCGGGGCAATAA
- a CDS encoding CsbD family protein translates to MGSTTDKIKGNANETIGKAKQGIGEATGSDRTKGEGAVQEVKGKGQQAMGDAKDAAKDAMDRAAAAAKRAAE, encoded by the coding sequence ATGGGCAGCACGACCGACAAGATCAAGGGCAACGCCAACGAGACCATCGGCAAGGCCAAGCAGGGCATCGGTGAAGCCACCGGTTCCGACCGCACGAAGGGCGAAGGCGCGGTCCAGGAAGTGAAGGGCAAGGGCCAACAGGCCATGGGCGATGCCAAGGACGCCGCGAAGGACGCGATGGATCGTGCCGCGGCCGCTGCAAAGCGCGCGGCAGAGTAG
- a CDS encoding FecR family protein, whose protein sequence is MNLRFWLFSTLLSAALCAAPCALAQTRVGEAVVIQKEVVRVAATTTPIKVGDGMLRDETVRTGADSAARFVMADSTNLSLGPGATLKLDRAVFNDEHSYRDVAIRMTTGAFRFVTGHSEKTAYKITTPLATIGVRGTTLDILSQRGRSVVVLQDGAASVCTTSLQCVQLTQPGDTAIITSTSGKVSITKTNTPPWTFAANCAASAGLCAVNQYAAASPTITPAVQDDGMLCGR, encoded by the coding sequence ATGAATTTGCGTTTCTGGCTTTTCTCCACCCTGTTGTCGGCCGCATTGTGCGCGGCGCCGTGCGCGCTGGCGCAGACTCGCGTCGGCGAAGCCGTCGTGATCCAGAAGGAAGTGGTGCGCGTGGCCGCGACCACAACGCCGATCAAAGTCGGCGACGGCATGCTGCGCGACGAGACCGTGCGCACCGGCGCTGACAGCGCGGCGCGCTTCGTGATGGCCGACAGCACCAATTTGTCGCTCGGCCCAGGCGCGACGCTGAAGCTCGACCGCGCCGTCTTCAACGATGAGCACAGCTATCGCGACGTGGCGATCCGCATGACCACCGGCGCATTCCGCTTCGTCACCGGACATTCCGAGAAGACCGCCTACAAGATCACGACGCCGCTGGCAACCATCGGCGTGCGCGGCACGACGCTCGACATCCTCTCGCAGCGCGGTCGCTCCGTCGTCGTGCTCCAGGATGGCGCAGCCAGCGTCTGCACGACGAGCTTGCAATGCGTACAGCTCACCCAGCCGGGCGACACCGCAATCATCACGTCGACCAGCGGCAAGGTCAGCATCACCAAGACCAACACGCCGCCCTGGACCTTTGCCGCCAACTGCGCCGCAAGCGCCGGGCTTTGCGCGGTCAACCAATATGCCGCCGCCTCGCCGACCATCACCCCCGCCGTCCAGGATGACGGCATGCTGTGCGGGCGATGA
- a CDS encoding crosslink repair DNA glycosylase YcaQ family protein has translation MSRAPKPFPLTTTQARQIWLHAQRLDQRTPFGDGAQAVADAVAHLGYVQIDTINVIERCHHHILFSRIPSYRRADLRHAQSVDRSVFEYWTHALSYVPAGDFRFFLPAMREHRREGHKWFASVKPADTRKVMRLLRAGPLTIRDIEDDVLAEKEHLWQSRKPSKRALQLAFYTGAVTISARQGMLKTYELMTRHFGWDKLPRPASAREITAYLLDRALRSQGVVSLDSICHLDAPRKKAVAGLIASRVRRGDLVPVAIEGAGKQEHWAAPAALEPYEMSPDLVHILSPFDPLIIQRKRTNLIFGYNHLFEAYVPKAKRKLGYFALPVLVGDEIVAALDLKTDRQAKKLLMQKWTWVGQGKKTAGRKELKRQIEDELDRFERFQLAE, from the coding sequence ATGTCACGCGCGCCCAAACCGTTCCCACTCACCACGACGCAAGCCCGGCAGATCTGGCTACATGCCCAGCGGCTGGATCAGCGCACGCCGTTTGGCGACGGAGCGCAGGCCGTCGCGGACGCGGTCGCGCATCTCGGTTATGTGCAGATCGATACGATCAACGTCATCGAGCGCTGCCACCATCACATCCTGTTCAGCCGTATCCCGTCCTACCGCCGCGCCGATCTGCGCCACGCCCAGAGCGTCGACAGAAGCGTGTTCGAATACTGGACTCACGCGCTCTCTTATGTGCCGGCCGGCGACTTCCGCTTCTTCCTGCCGGCGATGCGCGAGCACCGCCGCGAGGGGCACAAATGGTTCGCCTCAGTGAAGCCGGCCGATACGCGCAAGGTGATGCGGTTGCTGCGCGCCGGTCCGCTGACGATCCGCGACATCGAGGACGACGTCCTCGCCGAGAAGGAGCATCTGTGGCAGAGCCGCAAGCCGTCGAAGCGGGCGTTGCAACTCGCCTTCTATACCGGCGCCGTAACCATCAGCGCGCGGCAGGGCATGCTCAAGACCTACGAGCTGATGACGCGCCATTTCGGCTGGGACAAGCTGCCGAGGCCCGCCTCGGCAAGGGAGATCACGGCCTATCTGCTCGACCGGGCATTGCGGTCGCAAGGTGTGGTGAGCCTCGATTCCATCTGCCATCTCGACGCGCCGCGCAAGAAGGCCGTGGCCGGCCTGATCGCCTCCCGCGTCCGCCGCGGCGACCTCGTGCCTGTTGCGATCGAGGGCGCCGGCAAGCAGGAGCATTGGGCGGCGCCGGCAGCGCTGGAGCCGTATGAGATGTCACCCGATCTCGTCCACATCCTTTCGCCGTTCGATCCTCTCATCATCCAACGCAAGCGCACCAATCTCATCTTCGGCTACAACCATCTATTCGAGGCCTATGTGCCGAAGGCCAAGCGCAAGCTCGGCTATTTTGCGCTGCCGGTGCTGGTCGGCGACGAGATCGTCGCTGCGCTCGATCTGAAGACCGACCGGCAGGCGAAGAAGCTGTTGATGCAGAAATGGACTTGGGTCGGGCAGGGGAAGAAGACCGCGGGGCGCAAGGAGCTCAAGCGCCAGATCGAGGACGAACTCGACCGTTTCGAGCGGTTTCAACTGGCGGAGTGA
- a CDS encoding efflux RND transporter periplasmic adaptor subunit → MFVRLVLSSYSRLLAGVSLALMAVALAGCNDTVAEKAEPPRPVLVATAHYDAETPERSFVGTIRPRIESDLGFRVAGKVAKRLVEVGQAVEIGQPLATLDEADLQLQAEQAVAEQTAATGVLAQAAAAEQRAKELKAKGWTTDAQLDQSRAAADEARARLDRAVRSVELTKNALSYATLVADARGVVTATLIEPGQVVAAGQASIRVARFAEKEAVVAIPETLVGRAKSGVASVTLWSEPGKKYTAKLREIAPAADPATRTYLAKFSLPEADDKVALGMTATLTLSDAATERVARLPLSALFNEGGKPSFFVVDDKGGVTLKPVVVKSYESNDVVITSGVEEGAKIVALGVQKLDPGQRVRIVSSLSF, encoded by the coding sequence ATGTTCGTCCGGTTGGTTTTGTCGAGCTATTCCAGGCTGTTGGCAGGCGTGTCGCTGGCCCTGATGGCCGTTGCGCTGGCCGGGTGCAATGATACCGTCGCCGAGAAGGCCGAGCCGCCGCGGCCGGTTCTGGTCGCGACTGCACATTATGATGCCGAGACACCGGAGCGCAGCTTTGTCGGCACCATCAGGCCCCGGATCGAGAGCGATCTTGGCTTCCGCGTCGCCGGCAAGGTTGCCAAACGCCTCGTGGAAGTCGGCCAGGCCGTCGAGATCGGCCAGCCGCTCGCCACCCTCGACGAGGCCGATTTGCAGCTTCAGGCCGAGCAGGCCGTCGCCGAGCAGACCGCCGCGACCGGTGTGCTGGCCCAGGCCGCCGCCGCCGAGCAGCGAGCCAAGGAGCTGAAGGCCAAGGGCTGGACCACCGATGCCCAACTCGACCAGAGCCGCGCAGCCGCCGACGAGGCTCGTGCGCGCCTCGACCGTGCCGTTCGCTCCGTCGAACTGACCAAGAATGCCCTTTCCTACGCGACGCTTGTTGCCGACGCCCGCGGTGTCGTCACCGCAACGCTGATCGAGCCCGGCCAGGTGGTCGCCGCGGGCCAGGCTTCGATCCGTGTCGCCCGCTTTGCCGAAAAGGAAGCGGTCGTCGCGATTCCTGAGACGCTGGTTGGACGCGCCAAGTCGGGCGTCGCCAGCGTCACCCTTTGGTCCGAGCCGGGCAAGAAGTACACCGCCAAGCTGCGCGAGATCGCGCCGGCGGCCGATCCGGCCACGCGCACCTATCTGGCAAAGTTCTCGCTGCCTGAGGCCGACGACAAGGTCGCGCTCGGCATGACCGCGACGCTGACGCTGTCGGACGCCGCGACCGAGCGCGTCGCGCGCTTGCCGCTGTCGGCATTGTTCAACGAAGGCGGCAAGCCCTCCTTCTTCGTCGTCGACGACAAGGGTGGGGTCACGCTGAAGCCGGTCGTGGTGAAGTCGTACGAGAGCAACGACGTGGTCATCACCAGTGGTGTCGAAGAGGGCGCCAAGATCGTCGCGCTCGGCGTGCAGAAGCTCGATCCGGGCCAGCGGGTGCGAATCGTGTCGTCACTGTCGTTCTGA
- a CDS encoding OmpA family protein, with protein sequence MTRFDRLFGLKAITLSAALSMTAGLALAGDHNVSTGQILDALKPKPATRSLSAGPQADTAAQAKEVTFLNTVRNRPTRSLSMGEREQIAELAATKPKIDLEIQFDYNSADIAKTSVASVQALGKALSDPALKGSTFVVAGHTDAIGSEEYNQGLSERRADTIKKYLVQNYGLNGADLVTVGYGETKLKDPANGADPINRRVQVVNMDTKTASK encoded by the coding sequence ATGACCCGTTTTGATAGGCTCTTTGGACTGAAGGCGATTACTCTTTCCGCCGCGCTGTCGATGACGGCGGGCCTGGCTCTGGCCGGCGACCACAACGTCTCCACTGGCCAGATCCTGGATGCGCTGAAGCCGAAGCCGGCGACCCGCAGCCTGTCCGCCGGTCCGCAGGCCGACACGGCCGCGCAGGCCAAGGAAGTCACCTTCCTGAATACCGTACGCAACCGCCCGACCCGGTCGCTCTCGATGGGCGAGCGCGAGCAGATCGCCGAGCTCGCCGCAACCAAGCCGAAAATCGACCTGGAGATCCAGTTCGACTACAACTCGGCCGACATCGCCAAGACCTCGGTGGCATCGGTGCAGGCACTGGGCAAGGCTCTGTCCGATCCGGCGCTCAAGGGCTCGACCTTCGTGGTCGCCGGCCACACCGACGCGATCGGCAGCGAAGAGTACAATCAAGGGCTCTCCGAGCGGCGCGCCGACACGATCAAGAAGTACCTGGTGCAGAACTACGGCCTCAACGGCGCCGATCTTGTCACCGTCGGCTACGGCGAGACCAAGCTGAAGGATCCCGCCAACGGCGCCGATCCGATCAACCGCCGCGTCCAGGTCGTGAACATGGACACCAAGACCGCGTCGAAATAA